From the Lactuca sativa cultivar Salinas chromosome 9, Lsat_Salinas_v11, whole genome shotgun sequence genome, the window actttttgcgtaaactctaatttcgagacgaaattccctctaatggggggatgatgtgacaacccaaattttctatttgtacaaaccctacagtcaagcacttcaataaaaagttaaactcatttATGCTAATTTTTAGCTCGGCTTAATGTCCCTATgggtgtttttaatattaattctTCAAGAGAACAAATGAAAGGAAGTATTTCTAGGATACTTGTGTAACAACTAAAACAATTAACACCTGAatgaggtgttcacggccaaacattaggagtttgggccgtgaactcccctttggccgtgaactcatgcttaaggcatgagtttactcccttcCTTCCTCATTTCTCACTTCCGAGTTCTAGAACATcaacattctctctcaagtatcataaaatCTTCCttccaatcttccaaaaatgtaagtgtttcttctCTTGAATTGTTGTTAGAACACTTCATTTAGTAgttatacatgatttcatccatgaaatcttctctttttcatagatcttcaagtgttcttcatttcacctagaacaccaagaacacacactagtgttcttggaccttaaacactcttACAAGCTTCCTATAAGTAAGTACACTCCTCTTAACTAGTTATATGTTAAGATTTCTTGTTAAACCATTAAAAAACTTCAAGAATTcccaagaacacatgggttaacggccaaggcaatctccttgggccgtaaacaccattcgGTGGTGCATATGTGCTACCATTACTTCATAGGGCTTGGATATTGGACTAGAACCCTTCATACATGAGCTAAGGACCTTAAACTACGAAATGGTAGGAGTTAACAttggtttacggccataaacccactagggccgtaaaccctaggccgtaaactccatgggagatggtccttgggccgtaaactctaaagcaAGGCCTTACACCCCTTTGATGCAACCCTATGACCCTCTAACACttaaaccaaagtgttttccacgttttagggtgtttatacttgCTTAATTGGTGTtataataactaattagatacatatatatgtgtttatatgctaaataggatcattgtgtgtgatcaagttttcacttcacacctagcaccttgtccaacacttccatccaaaccactcactacaggtgagttcataccccttaatcaaccttttaaatgttttaaatgcttttatgggggatacaagttgaatcaaactAGTTatgatatcaatcacatgtgatttataacttacGAAcgaatggatttactatacttttaactgctttgtcaacaaaactacttcaaaatgagtatcaaacacttttacatgttaaatgATTTATAAAATTTAGTCTTAGTTACCAAATCTTTGCTTTCaattctttaaacttatatatttccaaatcatgtctaatgcatatatagttatataagtaaggtctAAAGGACTTatgactgataactcactttaaatcctgttccttgtttggttgtggacttagagtaccctgctGTTTGTCCGAGtatcgtttgatccttagttatatatcatgtatatatgcATAGATATAAAGCTTTTACTTCAGTTCTAacactttgggtagcaaaggtgtatataCTAAGTCATTtatacaacattactagtaaattataataggtatagtttagaagtatgctacttactatttctaatactatgaaacatacaaagagtcagttcatacatgagtcaatacatactgtaAACAAGAtttacactacactatacaactgATCATACTATAATGAGAGTCAGAGGGAACATACTACATAATAgaaagagagaacatacactagtacatactattCATACTCACTAAATATTATACTAAAGAACATATTATGATGAGAATCGaggacatacactacactagtacatacaatacatacatactataacataaatgtgaaccactatttcggggcatggcatcaccttccatggctcgatttgtatccagaatctcctggagggagagcgtgaatttatgtatagatatatactggattgacaatcctacaccttactgctagctacagtgggatctgcagatcttcgggtgacaaatgtcattactATTCGACGCATTACAGCGTCGTGATTTTCCTAGTCAATTAGTATGGGTataattatatcacattataccttaattaacaattggtttaaggtaacTAGTACTGTAGTAGTTACTATATCATAATACTATAGTACTtcgttattttcccattacatctactttgtgatcttctcacataaacagtaatgtaaaaactatattttattaaatgatagtcacATTCGGGAgaaatactcacttttacaatgaACAAACATGCAGCACCTGATGCCTTCGTAGAGGGCCACTTTTAATAGaaagtataggattttctaagagttacaaacaattactacaaacatttttacaaacttacacactcaaacacttacaaacatttgcatgcaaacaatgacactaaaatgcttatgaactcaccagatttaaagctaataaactctttcaaaataatttgtattctcaggtaatcagtagacaggtatagAGACCAgctttggagaagatggagcacttccaagactcatcttttattttgattcatattttggtgtcttataaactgtatagaacacacttgtattaaaatacattattaatgcaatggatgatgttgtttgcttgtttactatatttctatgttgtgatactgtacatgacgtcctccgccccagaacgtttccgtcgttctggttttggggtgtgacaatagtaaatataaatgtttttaaaaattgTAATTTATTTGGAATTTTGGGCTATTACACATTGTAATATATTTGATATTAATATCAATTTGAATGTATTAATGAAATCAATGTAAGGATATAATTTGTTAAAAACAATATATtagatttaattatatattttcagtaaataaaattatataattgatataataaaagtaaaaagtatttaaaagtaaaagatataaaaaaaatacaatttaagTTGAAAGACCAAAAATGTTATTTAAAAGGGTAAAAATTATAGATTTTAATAATAGAACATGTTCTTTAAAtacaaaattaaatatataaaatcaaatatatatTAACAAAAAAGTATGATATAAGTTGAAGGACTAAAAATCCGTCGTGTTGCCTGTCTCTTTCTGCAATGAGTTTAGTGCCGAGATTTCTTACTCATCCGTTATGTAATTTTAGATGTTTAAAACTGAACctttttttgtaaaagaaatgtTTTTCTATGTGGTGCTGACAAAAGAATATTCTATTTTTTTGTGGAGGggacaaaaaaaaaatgtatttgaaATAGTCCTATTTTTTTTAAAGAGGGTCTGTTTAAAAAAATGTTCTACATTCTCACATCCAAAAAAAATTGGCAAGAAAACTGTAATATACTAAGTtttaagttttgtttttgaaatctgGTTGGAGGACATCAAGAATAAACATCGTTTTATAATTGTTATTCATCTTTAATGCTAGCGTGATTTCATGCATCATGTTGGGAAGTCCTCTGTTAAATTCAGgttaaaaaataaaaaggtgAATCATTTCGGCCATACAGAAAAGTGGCATATGATTTTCATTGTCTCTTTTTTTCTCTTTCATGATCATTTCGAATAGAATGGATGTGTGAATCTACAAACTCATTATTCAACTTTAGGATCGTAAATATTTGTTTATGGATAGTGCATACCACccgtttgtaaaaatgtataacCGATTAAATTTCCTTTTTTTATATCGACAATGTCTATTGTTTCTGTAGTGGTAATTTGGCAAGACCATCTGGATATGATTGCATATTTTTATAAAGAATCatttcaatagttgttctttaaTCTAATCGTTCTGGCTGTCGTAACTCTATTTACATGCATGTATGATTTTTGTAGTTTTGAGCATAATTAAAATGCAAACTTGTCAATTGACATTTGAATGTTTCATTGCTATAAACTATATGTAGAATCAATGCCAATTATTCATAAAAGTTATCAACTTTAGAGCATACGGATTCTCCATTCATGCATTAAAAAAAATATCCCGAGACCCCAGCCCTCACTAACGTTGAGTCTTTTTCTTTTATAGGGACCTATTAACTTTATAGTTTTGTTAGGCTGAGTTTTTTATACTTGATTGGACCACGTTGATATTCATGATTTTTATACAAACGAGGGACTCTTTGTCCATGTCCCACATTGTTCGGTCTTTTCGTgagaaaaaaattgaaatattttagTACTTTGTTTGGTCCTGTGTACCAAAGGGAGTCTAATTATTCCTCCTTTGAGGCCAAGACAAACGTGATAGAATGAATGTTTGGAAAAAGTGCATATATTCTATTTAGTAGCTTACTACTACTTTAGTTACACGGAAAAAAAGATGGTATTCTGGATTGATATCTAAAGCAATAAAATTTTGGATTTGGATGTACTTGTTATGCTACTTTGGTTTAAAGAAAGTTactcctaactatatatatattatatattatatgggTACGATGATGATATACGTGCGTACGTTCACTTGATGAGTGGTTCTTTGGTCTTGTTGGGAGACTTGCATGACTGGAATTTACAAGGGTCAGCCTGAATGAGCAACTGAACAATCTCATTCATGGTAGGACGAAGGGCAGCTGTGTTGCATGTACATCGATAGGCTATACGAAGAACCTTAATTATGTCATCATTGAAATAAGCAGAAAGTGTGTTGTCCAAAACCTCGATTGCTCCTTGTTTTGTTTCGACTTTGGTTGAAATCCAATATATGATGTTCTTGTTTTCTCCAAACTCCATCTCGACGGGCTTCTTCCCAGTTATGAGTTCCATCAACACCACCCCAAAACTATACACATCACACTTTGTTGTGGCTTTACACGAATATGCATACTCTGTGTGAACGTAAAACAAATTAactaattaatatcaaattaatgaATTTAAGGGTACGTTGTTAGTTAAAAGTTGTAGGTAGGTACCTGGTGCTAAGTAGCCATAGGAGCCTGCAACGACTGTGGTGGTGGAGTCTTTTCCTCGAGCCCCCCGGAGAACTTTGGCGATGCCAAAGTCAGCTACTTTTGGTTGGAAGTTTTGGTCAAGGAGGATGTTTGTTGACTTGATGTCTCGGTGAATGATAGGCGGCATAAGATGATGGTGGAGATAGGCAAGGCCTTGTGCCACCCCAAGTGCAATCTGATGACGTGTCGGCCAATCCAAAAGACATTTCCCTGTATGAAGTGCATCCCAAAGGTTCCCATTCGGCATGTATTCATATACCAACAAGTTACAATCAAAGCTTGAGAAATAGCAATACAACTTTACTATATTTTTATGCCTTATGTTTCCTAGAGTCTCCACTTCTGTTTTTAGTTCTCTATTCATAATCTGCTGCTGCTCATCGGTACCTTCATCTGCTGCTGATGCTTTGCTTTTCTGACTCCAAAGTCTCTTAACAGCAACCACCTCTCCGTTGCTAAGCTCAATCTTATAAACTGTTCCCGATCCTCCATGCCCCACCACATTCTTATCAATCATGGCTTCCACTATTTCTTCCTGATCAAAACTCACCCGATGAAAGCTTTTCACATTGTACGAGCAATATGAAGATGACCATGTTTCCTCGTGTTTTACAACGTCGTTTTCCTTACTAAACCAACGTTGCAGAAACACAACACCCCCAATGACAACCAACCCGATTGAAATCCCTATAACCCAAATGTAATCCACTTTTTTTCTACTGTAAGCCTCGCCACAAATtgagaaattttgatttttatctgATGATGAATTGGGGTACTCGGAAATACACAGATTTGGGTTGCCTATAAAGCTCTCCAGTTGTCCTCCTTTGATGAACGAGACGGGTATCGGCCCTGAAAGATGATTGTTTGAAAAGTTCATCGAGCTTGGAAGCAAATCACAGAAGCTTTCCGGGATTGAGCCGGTTAACAAATTTCTTGAAAGATCAAGAACATTTAAAGATGTTAGTGAGGAAAGTGAATTAGGAATGTGGGAAGTAAGTTTATTTCCTTGCAACAGGAGGAGATTGAGCCTTTTGAGGTGGCCGATTTCTGAAGGAATTGGACCCGAGATGAGGTTATTGCTAACATCAATCTTTACAAGCTTATAAACTTGAGAAATTTCACAAGGGATAACTCCGGTGATGCGATTATTCTGTAAAAACAATTCTGACAGATTTTTAGCATTCCCGAGAGATGGAGTTATTGAACCGCTTAAAAAATTGTCACTCAGATCGATGATGGATACTGACGGGAGGCTCAGAATCTTTTCTGGTATGTTTCCCTCCAACATGTTAGAACTAAGTCGGAAGCGTATTACAGAGACACATTTGCTGTAACTTTCCGGCAACACACCAGAAAACCTGTTGTCAAGGGCTAGCAAGTAATTCAACTTACCTCCATTGCATATCTCCGGTGGCAATTCTCCTGTCAACTGGTTTTCCGACAAGTCAAACAGCACCAGAGGCGATGATCTCCCTAGGTGCCTTGGAACTTCACCTGTCAAGTAGTTGCTATAAAGGGATAACATCACCAAACTCTTTGACTCCTCAAGCACACGTGGGATTTCTCCGGTGAGACTGTTGTTGTAAAACTGCAATACTCTGAGACTCGGGAGGCGGCATATGGATTCCGGCAGCCTTCCGGTTAACTTATTGACAGACATGTCGATGTCAGTGAGGTCCGTCAGGTTTCCAAGCTCTTCCGGTATCCCACCGGTTAGTTGATTGTAGTAAAGCTCGATTAATTGCAAGTTTGGAAGCGAACCGATTTCTCTCGGAACCGGACCCACTAAAAAATTCCCGCTCAATTCAAGATCAACAAGAGACGTCATGTTCCCGATGCTTTTCGGGATTAAACCACTCACCATGCACGTACTCAAGATCATTGACCTGAGTTTTGTCAGCCGGAAAATATCAATCGGCAGGCTCCACGGCTCAAAACCACCGTTTTCATTGAAGTTCACCACTTGAAGATTGGTGAGGTTTATAAGAGACTTGGGGAATTTTCCGGTGAAGGAACAGGATGACATATCAAGAAACCTCAGGGATACCATGGATGACATGTCAGGCAATTTTCCGGCGAGATTTGTATGTGTGGTTGTCAGTTCTTCCAGTAACGAACAGTTGGTAATACTGTATGGGAAGTCACCATGGATATCATTATGGCCAATATTCAAGCTTTTCAGTTCCGGCAGGTAAGAACATATGTTTTCCGGGAAGTGGCCAGATAAGTTCCACCCAGAAATGTCAACCTTCACTACGTACCCTTTACTGTCGCAGCTTATTCCAGTGTAGTTGCAGACATTTTTTCCGGATGTGACATCCCAGTCAGCCATAGGGTTTCCGGAAAGAGATTTTTTCATAAGTTTGAAGAACTCAGACTGGTTAGCTATGGTGTTTGCAAGTGAGAACAGAAATACAAGACTGAAGATGAAAACATAGCCAAATCCCATTGGGGGAATGCTGGCTTGTTAAACTTCGAATTAAAGGaagaaaatgaaaaacaaaataatttgtaGTTGTAGTGGAACTTATGTTCGCGTGGGTGTGATGCACAA encodes:
- the LOC111916820 gene encoding receptor protein-tyrosine kinase CEPR1 → MGFGYVFIFSLVFLFSLANTIANQSEFFKLMKKSLSGNPMADWDVTSGKNVCNYTGISCDSKGYVVKVDISGWNLSGHFPENICSYLPELKSLNIGHNDIHGDFPYSITNCSLLEELTTTHTNLAGKLPDMSSMVSLRFLDMSSCSFTGKFPKSLINLTNLQVVNFNENGGFEPWSLPIDIFRLTKLRSMILSTCMVSGLIPKSIGNMTSLVDLELSGNFLVGPVPREIGSLPNLQLIELYYNQLTGGIPEELGNLTDLTDIDMSVNKLTGRLPESICRLPSLRVLQFYNNSLTGEIPRVLEESKSLVMLSLYSNYLTGEVPRHLGRSSPLVLFDLSENQLTGELPPEICNGGKLNYLLALDNRFSGVLPESYSKCVSVIRFRLSSNMLEGNIPEKILSLPSVSIIDLSDNFLSGSITPSLGNAKNLSELFLQNNRITGVIPCEISQVYKLVKIDVSNNLISGPIPSEIGHLKRLNLLLLQGNKLTSHIPNSLSSLTSLNVLDLSRNLLTGSIPESFCDLLPSSMNFSNNHLSGPIPVSFIKGGQLESFIGNPNLCISEYPNSSSDKNQNFSICGEAYSRKKVDYIWVIGISIGLVVIGGVVFLQRWFSKENDVVKHEETWSSSYCSYNVKSFHRVSFDQEEIVEAMIDKNVVGHGGSGTVYKIELSNGEVVAVKRLWSQKSKASAADEGTDEQQQIMNRELKTEVETLGNIRHKNIVKLYCYFSSFDCNLLVYEYMPNGNLWDALHTGKCLLDWPTRHQIALGVAQGLAYLHHHLMPPIIHRDIKSTNILLDQNFQPKVADFGIAKVLRGARGKDSTTTVVAGSYGYLAPEYAYSCKATTKCDVYSFGVVLMELITGKKPVEMEFGENKNIIYWISTKVETKQGAIEVLDNTLSAYFNDDIIKVLRIAYRCTCNTAALRPTMNEIVQLLIQADPCKFQSCKSPNKTKEPLIK